The Saccharomyces kudriavzevii IFO 1802 strain IFO1802 genome assembly, chromosome: 6 genome contains the following window.
TTCCACTATTTTCTATCGTGACGGACTTCTGGGTTAAATGATATCTCATTTTAATTGAATTGTCATTGAGTACTACTGCATCCATATGAAGATGTGAGACTGCTGGCTTTTTAGACATAATTTCGGGAATATCTTGAAAGTGTGTAGAAAGAAATACCGTTGTTCCTGTTCTAAGCAAATGTTCAGTAACGGCTAAAGACACGCAAAATCCATCGGCAACGCTTGAACCTCGACCAAGTTCATCTAAAATTAAGAGTGTATCTGAATTTATGTCATCCAAAAAGTAAGCCATTTCCTTCATttcaaaaccaaaattcGATGACGTCAATTCCATAGTATCATTGCACACTCTCGCATGCAGACGCTTGAAAATAGGGAAAGATCCGTATCGTGCTGATATACCGGATCCCATTTGGGCCATTATGCAAATTAGGGCAACCTGTTTTAAATACACTGACTTCCCACTCATATTGCATCCCGTTATGATCTGCAAACTGGAACTGTTTTTCGTACTTGATATAGTGTTGGGAACAAAATTCTTTATGACCTTTTCAAGTAGTGGATGTCTTGAATCTTGGATTAGTagattttttccaaaagtCGGAATTATATAATTgttctctttcaaattatgAGCGAATGAACAAACTAAATCCAGGATAGCAACTGCTTCTGCGATCATAAATAATTCAGAGATGTGAGCTGCAATTTTATCAAGTAGTTCATTAACTGTCTGTTCACTTAAAAgcaaaatttcttccatAGCTCCCTTTAACCTCGAGTTTTTCTTAATTATGTTTAAGGTTGTGCATTCaatataatttttttttattgttcttGAAATAAATATTTCTGGAAGGCTAGTAATGTCCtcagtaaaatcttgtctCTTTATTCTGAGATAAAAGCCTCGGGCTGAATCATAGTTGTGATCTaaatttattttgtttttggatCTAAGATCATCTACTTCACGGAAAAATTCCTCTTTAACTTCTTGGTAGATTTGTCTAGAAACATCCAAAAGCCCATTAGAATCACTTTTTACAGCATATGAGCGCTGATTAAGCAATTGTATAGCCGAAGATGCCCAAACACAGTCTTCATTTATAGAGCCATTGATTAGCCTCTCAATTTCCATATTTGCATCGTTGTTGAAGATTCGTTTGGTTTCGGTTATCAAACGACTTTTTGTTGGTTCATTGTTTAAAATGTTCTTTAGTGACTTTACACTTTGTAAAGTTTCTTTTAACAACAAAACATAGTTAATTCTTTGATCGGATTTTATTGCCGAATGATTTACGCATAGTAACCTCGAAAATAGTTTATCCAGGTCAGGTAGAGATTTCATTTCCAGTCGTAGATCTTGTAAGAGATCGTCCTTAGCCTCTAATTCTTCCAGAGCCTCTAATCTCATCTCAATGCTTTCCTTATCAGTTAATGGCTGAAGAATATTGTTCCGAAGTGATCTTTGTCCCATTCTAGTTGACGTCGAatccaaaaatttccaCAGCGATATACCGTTTTTATCCAACTTATTTTCTACAAGTTCTAGACCCCTCGCTGTTTTAGAATCAATCAGCATTGTGTTTTCTGTTCCCTCAAACTGAATACGTAATTTGCGAAACGCATTCAAATTCCGTGTGTTTTTAGATATGATCTCTTCCATGTAGCTTACAGCAGCGGATGCAGCACAAAGAGCAAAAGGTTTGTCtatcaattcttcaatcttTAAGCACTTTTTTGTATCGTCTATTAAATACTTCGTGATTGCCGCCAATCCATCTTGACTGTTAAAGCACTTTCGTGAACCCTCCTCGATTTTAACAGTCTCATTTACGTTAAATTTTATCATTGTTGCCAATTTCGACACTGTTGGTGTTAAAGAATTACTTGGAATCAGTATATCTGTAGGTTGGTATATTTGGAGCTTGTGGACTACACGAATGTAAATCTGTGAATCCATGAAGTCGGAAAGGTACATCTGTCCCGTGTTACAGTTGATAATACATAGTCCAATTCGGGTACTGATGTCTCTTGGAACTTCGTATATGCAACAGAGAACACAATCAACACTGGGCCCGAGGAGCGAAGCATTGGTGCTGTATCGACTTAGGGAAGTTGTTGTTCTGGACGCCACTGAGCCGTTCATTAAATAACGACTATGCGATAAGCCTCTTTCGCCATCTTCCCATATCGTCTGTGCTGTTTGAAgcgtcttttttttgaaggtgCAACTAGAACTATTAGTTGGCGATTTTCGATTccttttattcttcttcgtaCCTTGCTTCGAAATAGGGTTTGAAGAATTAGCCGCCGACCTCaaattaaaatattttgtgCTGATAAAACTAGATAGGTTAGATTCGCTCATtaggaatttttttatataatatgCCTTagtttttatcttttctttggaCTCATTACTTCAACTACGAAACTCAAATACTTCTCGTGTATTTTGCATATATGTCTATATTTATATCAAGATTATCTGCTCCGGGTTCAGTAAAAAGCGAAGCCGCGAATGTGGAATATTAGTAAAATAATCCACAATAGAAAAGGGCGTAACTTCTAAAACAAACGCCGTTCTCATTTAAACATTACATAGCCAAAATGTGTTTCAGTTTTTTAATTGAAggacaaggaaaaaattaacgACCCCAGTGAGGGTTGAACTCACGATCTTGCGATTAACAGTCGCACGCCTTAACCAACTTGGCCATGGAGTCACTAAATTATAAAATGATTAACCTCCAAAGTTCAATTGATCATATGTTGAAACGGCTCAGTCGAAGCCAATTTATACCCATTTTGTTGGATTAAGCGACTACGTGTTAATAATTcgtagtattaattaagaataaatagcagaactctttcttatactatataagagaggtatataaaacacacgtcgattggacatattaagtatgttcaacataatattaaactagggaatttactataagttcaagGTGGCGACTCctatcatttatatatataattccaggttgatgttgttggaacaataatcaactatctatcaattactagtacagctgattaatacattcaatcacgtaactagaagattatcatatacggtgttaagaagatgacgaaaattatcagaccagtgaaataagactcagaacagtcatcgaatttagtggaagctaaagcgcaaggattgataatgcaataggatgaatgaataacgacgtataaaatgaagaaagaaataagaataagattatgtaaaagtgtagattccctttcgtggattcctaaatccatgaggagaacttctagtatatcctatatacataatattattaaccttatcaaaaatggaatcccaacaaatgtcacaagattttactggccaaTAGATCTTTTTAGGGATTTCTATAGCCTCGATGAGAGCTTCTAGAATGTTCGGTATACCTAACACCAAAAAAGTCGAATTCCATCGGTTCTTGCAAGGctcaaaaatctttgaacTGTCGTTACATCATCCCGAACGTGCTTTGCTCTCACACTGCTCAAATATACCACTTGATTCATATTGAATCAATGTGCAGCTTTTACATACGGGTGCCCAAGTGCCAGCATGTCTTTGTTCGGGTTCTGTTGAGCGTAACAGTTACCTTTTGTAGTAGATACTACTTTATTTCACAAGAAGGGGTATAATAAAAGCCAATGGCGgcctcaaaaaaatatttcgaAATCAACTATGCACGCATAATCCTTCTGTTTTCTCACTATAATATTTAAGATCGTCGTATGAAAGGGTGTTAAATAATTCTACCAACAAAAAGGTTTTCCAGGATTACAGATCATCAAAACTTCCTTGAATGGCATTGTTGGAAGCTTTCCTCCGCTTACCTTGCAAaacaatttctttccaGTCCTCTTGAG
Protein-coding sequences here:
- the MSH4 gene encoding MutS family protein MSH4 (similar to Saccharomyces cerevisiae MSH4 (YFL003C); ancestral locus Anc_8.73); translation: MSESNLSSFISTKYFNLRSAANSSNPISKQGTKKNKRNRKSPTNSSSCTFKKKTLQTAQTIWEDGERGLSHSRYLMNGSVASRTTTSLSRYSTNASLLGPSVDCVLCCIYEVPRDISTRIGLCIINCNTGQMYLSDFMDSQIYIRVVHKLQIYQPTDILIPSNSLTPTVSKLATMIKFNVNETVKIEEGSRKCFNSQDGLAAITKYLIDDTKKCLKIEELIDKPFALCAASAAVSYMEEIISKNTRNLNAFRKLRIQFEGTENTMLIDSKTARGLELVENKLDKNGISLWKFLDSTSTRMGQRSLRNNILQPLTDKESIEMRLEALEELEAKDDLLQDLRLEMKSLPDLDKLFSRLLCVNHSAIKSDQRINYVLLLKETLQSVKSLKNILNNEPTKSRLITETKRIFNNDANMEIERLINGSINEDCVWASSAIQLLNQRSYAVKSDSNGLLDVSRQIYQEVKEEFFREVDDLRSKNKINLDHNYDSARGFYLRIKRQDFTEDITSLPEIFISRTIKKNYIECTTLNIIKKNSRLKGAMEEILLLSEQTVNELLDKIAAHISELFMIAEAVAILDLVCSFAHNLKENNYIIPTFGKNLLIQDSRHPLLEKVIKNFVPNTISSTKNSSSLQIITGCNMSGKSVYLKQVALICIMAQMGSGISARYGSFPIFKRLHARVCNDTMELTSSNFGFEMKEMAYFLDDINSDTLLILDELGRGSSVADGFCVSLAVTEHLLRTGTTVFLSTHFQDIPEIMSKKPAVSHLHMDAVVLNDNSIKMRYHLTQKSVTIENSGIKAVDKIFSPNIIEEAYNIHSGLQIAKARTEKNKDSGDVVDEEAINQIKRIHNLVAILKECAENEKEPLALEKLREINSEFIEKFEG